From Candidatus Neomarinimicrobiota bacterium, a single genomic window includes:
- the dprA gene encoding DNA-processing protein DprA, whose product MQTAEISALLELTQIHGLGPARIRTLVTRLGSSEAVLEASVAEMSRLEGIDLKLAQTISRYKPAGFADVQLEKSEAEGCTIISFRDEAYPDYLKRIYDPPVLLFVRGSFAEADRDAVAIVGTRMPSAYGRQIAQELARGMASSGLTVVSGFAKGIDTVAHRGALVVGGRTIAVLGNGLDIVYPAANRKIVDQVENNGAVISEFPFGTKPDAGNFPRRNRIISGLSHAIVVVEAGHRSGAILTALNAVDQNRDVFAVPGRVTDSKSVGCNRLIRNGAIPVRDSQHILEILNPRLHTPARPVQRELKLEMTEPEMAVYSVLSGDPKYVDDIVAQTELDPSTVLTILLGLELKGAVTQLSGKQFTRT is encoded by the coding sequence ATGCAGACAGCTGAAATCAGTGCTCTTCTGGAACTGACCCAGATTCACGGTCTCGGGCCGGCGCGTATCCGCACGCTTGTAACCCGGTTGGGGAGTTCTGAAGCTGTACTGGAAGCTTCCGTTGCGGAGATGAGTCGTCTGGAAGGTATTGACCTCAAACTGGCGCAGACTATCTCACGCTACAAACCGGCTGGATTTGCGGATGTACAGCTGGAGAAAAGTGAGGCCGAAGGATGTACCATAATTTCATTCCGTGACGAGGCTTATCCCGACTATCTGAAGAGGATTTACGATCCGCCAGTGCTCCTTTTCGTTCGCGGGTCGTTTGCCGAAGCTGATCGCGATGCTGTTGCAATTGTGGGTACACGGATGCCGTCAGCTTACGGCAGGCAGATAGCTCAGGAACTGGCTCGCGGCATGGCTTCTTCCGGATTGACCGTGGTGAGTGGTTTTGCAAAAGGGATCGACACTGTGGCTCACAGAGGTGCCTTGGTGGTGGGTGGCCGGACTATTGCTGTTCTCGGTAACGGTCTCGATATTGTCTATCCGGCGGCGAACCGCAAGATAGTTGACCAGGTGGAAAATAACGGTGCAGTAATTTCTGAGTTTCCATTCGGCACAAAGCCCGATGCCGGCAACTTTCCACGCCGCAACCGGATCATAAGTGGTCTCAGTCACGCAATCGTCGTAGTGGAGGCGGGTCACCGCAGCGGTGCTATTCTCACCGCCCTCAATGCCGTAGATCAGAACCGTGATGTCTTCGCGGTGCCGGGAAGGGTGACGGATTCCAAAAGTGTTGGCTGTAACAGACTCATCCGCAACGGCGCCATCCCTGTCCGGGACTCCCAGCATATACTCGAAATTCTTAACCCGCGGCTCCATACACCCGCCAGACCAGTCCAGCGCGAACTTAAGCTTGAAATGACCGAGCCGGAAATGGCCGTCTACTCGGTTCTCTCGGGTGATCCCAAGTATGTGGACGATATTGTGGCACAGACCGAACTCGATCCTTCAACAGTACTCACTATCCTACTCGGTTTGGAGCTGAAAGGGGCGGTGACACAACTGAGCGGGAAACAGTTTACTCGAACCTGA
- the obgE gene encoding GTPase ObgE, giving the protein MFVDYAKIKVSAGHGGNGCVSFRREKFIPKGGPDGGNGGRGGSIFFEVDPQLHTLQDVKYRKSYRADNGRDGSGARKTGRDGKNVIIPVPPGTVLRRDYCKTVAADLTEAEEQFVGARGGKGGRGNALFATATRQTPRIAEPGQPGEEFVYEVELKVLADVGLIGLPNAGKSTLLSKLSAARPKIADYPFTTLEPHLGIVKYGDFQSFVMVDIPGLIEGASRGKGMGIKFLKHIERTSVLSLLIEANDDNPEVTFATLMKELKNHNEVLLQRPRLIVFTKRDLLPQSIDLPSSFAGEKAVAVSSVTGAGLGELVQELTTILHADS; this is encoded by the coding sequence ATGTTTGTCGACTATGCAAAGATCAAGGTGTCTGCCGGTCACGGCGGAAATGGATGCGTCAGCTTTCGGCGTGAGAAGTTCATACCGAAGGGGGGACCTGATGGAGGAAATGGCGGCCGCGGCGGCAGTATCTTCTTTGAGGTGGATCCGCAGCTGCACACCTTGCAGGATGTAAAGTATCGCAAGTCATACCGCGCCGATAACGGTCGTGACGGTTCCGGTGCACGCAAGACCGGCCGCGATGGTAAAAATGTCATCATCCCCGTTCCACCCGGGACTGTTCTGCGGCGGGATTACTGTAAGACGGTCGCTGCTGATCTGACAGAAGCGGAAGAACAGTTTGTAGGAGCGCGAGGTGGTAAGGGCGGCAGGGGCAACGCCCTCTTTGCAACCGCAACGCGACAGACGCCGAGGATTGCCGAGCCGGGTCAACCGGGAGAAGAATTTGTCTATGAAGTGGAACTGAAAGTACTGGCGGATGTTGGCCTTATCGGACTTCCCAATGCCGGCAAGTCAACCCTTCTCTCAAAACTTTCCGCCGCCCGGCCCAAGATCGCTGATTATCCCTTCACCACTCTCGAACCTCATCTCGGTATCGTTAAGTATGGCGACTTCCAATCGTTTGTGATGGTGGATATCCCCGGTCTCATCGAAGGTGCCAGTCGAGGCAAGGGGATGGGGATCAAGTTTCTAAAGCATATCGAGAGAACGTCTGTACTGTCGCTTCTAATTGAAGCAAACGATGACAATCCTGAAGTGACCTTCGCTACACTGATGAAAGAACTGAAAAATCACAATGAAGTACTCCTTCAACGTCCGAGATTGATTGTGTTCACCAAGCGCGATCTTTTGCCGCAGAGTATCGATCTTCCTTCATCATTTGCGGGGGAAAAAGCCGTTGCTGTCAGTAGCGTGACCGGTGCAGGATTAGGTGAACTGGTGCAAGAACTAACTACGATTCTCCATGCAGACAGCTGA
- a CDS encoding isocitrate/isopropylmalate family dehydrogenase, translating into MSNPAVEQAKEHFGRVLEQQLVRIEKMKAGEEETDYAALKPIIIGIIGGDGIGPYIAEEARRILKFLLAEEQKSGKVEFRDIEGLTIEYRAEVEKPIPDDVLEEIKKCHVTLKGPTTTPRKGDPWPNIESANVAMRKELDLFANVRPVRVPSEGIDWMFFRENTEGAYALGDDGIEVTDDMAIDFTVATTQGSERLIRLAFDYASKNGINKLTLVTKANVVKTTDGKFLKIGYEIAKEYPDVEVDDWYIDIMTAKLVDPKRRTQFRVMALPNLYGDILTDEAAEFQGGVGTAGAANIGRKYSMFEAIHGSAPRMVDEERAKYADPSSMIRAGAMLMQHIGYLDRAQKLEMALDICGQFEKKLVMTGRDTGATGEKFSAYLMETIQDPDLENRWQTYQAV; encoded by the coding sequence ATGAGTAACCCAGCAGTTGAGCAGGCGAAGGAGCATTTTGGTCGAGTACTGGAGCAACAGTTGGTCCGCATCGAGAAGATGAAGGCGGGAGAAGAAGAGACCGACTACGCCGCGCTCAAACCTATCATTATCGGAATTATTGGTGGTGACGGCATCGGCCCGTATATTGCTGAAGAGGCGCGGCGTATCCTCAAATTCCTATTGGCGGAAGAGCAGAAATCGGGCAAGGTGGAATTCAGGGATATCGAGGGTCTTACAATTGAATATCGTGCAGAAGTGGAAAAACCAATTCCGGATGACGTTCTGGAAGAGATAAAGAAATGTCACGTGACGCTGAAGGGACCTACTACCACGCCAAGGAAGGGTGATCCATGGCCCAACATCGAGAGCGCCAACGTAGCGATGAGAAAAGAGCTTGATCTCTTCGCAAACGTCCGTCCCGTTCGTGTCCCTTCTGAAGGAATCGACTGGATGTTTTTCAGGGAAAATACTGAAGGGGCCTACGCTCTCGGCGACGATGGGATAGAAGTTACGGATGACATGGCAATCGATTTCACTGTTGCCACCACGCAGGGGTCAGAGCGCCTCATCCGGTTGGCCTTTGACTACGCCAGCAAGAACGGTATCAATAAGCTGACGCTTGTGACTAAGGCCAATGTTGTAAAAACGACAGACGGCAAATTTCTTAAGATCGGCTATGAGATTGCCAAGGAGTACCCCGATGTGGAGGTAGACGACTGGTATATAGATATTATGACGGCTAAGTTGGTAGATCCCAAGCGGCGGACTCAGTTCCGTGTCATGGCTTTGCCGAATCTCTACGGCGATATCCTCACTGATGAAGCGGCTGAATTCCAGGGCGGTGTCGGTACTGCCGGGGCTGCCAACATTGGTCGGAAGTATTCTATGTTTGAGGCGATTCACGGCTCCGCGCCGAGAATGGTGGATGAAGAACGCGCTAAATACGCCGATCCCAGTAGCATGATTCGGGCCGGTGCCATGCTTATGCAGCATATCGGTTATCTTGACCGCGCGCAAAAGCTGGAGATGGCCCTGGATATTTGCGGTCAGTTCGAGAAGAAACTCGTCATGACTGGCCGGGACACAGGTGCTACGGGAGAGAAATTCTCCGCCTATCTGATGGAGACAATACAGGATCCCGATCTCGAGAACAGGTGGCAGACTTACCAGGCAGTCTGA
- a CDS encoding zinc ribbon domain-containing protein — protein sequence MPTYDYRCSDCGHEFEHLQTMTEDPLAHCPVCAGTLKRLIGGGAGLIFKGSGFYITDYKNRNTSGGNSQNKVKPKTDGKKEESPQLETNNKTSTKKDKKE from the coding sequence ATGCCAACATACGATTACAGATGTAGTGATTGTGGACATGAGTTTGAGCACCTTCAGACTATGACTGAAGACCCTCTTGCACATTGTCCTGTTTGTGCGGGTACCTTAAAGCGGCTGATAGGCGGTGGGGCTGGTCTGATCTTTAAAGGTTCCGGATTTTACATTACTGATTACAAGAACCGTAACACCTCAGGGGGCAACAGTCAGAATAAGGTTAAGCCTAAGACCGATGGTAAAAAGGAGGAGTCACCACAGTTGGAAACGAATAATAAGACGTCAACCAAGAAGGATAAAAAGGAGTGA
- the coaD gene encoding pantetheine-phosphate adenylyltransferase yields MNKKIAIYPGSFDPITYGHLDVVDRAVHLFDHLIITIATHRDKEPLFGLDERLEMIRTCSVDYENVEVTSYDGLIVDFAREKGACALIRGLRFVSDIEFEFQLAWVNRHLNRDVNTVFLMTDAKYTHLSSTVIREAAELGADIDSYVPPAVVERLHEKFGK; encoded by the coding sequence GTGAATAAGAAAATAGCCATCTATCCCGGATCGTTCGATCCTATTACCTACGGTCATCTGGATGTCGTCGACCGAGCCGTTCATCTGTTTGATCATCTCATTATAACGATAGCCACCCATAGAGACAAGGAACCACTGTTTGGTCTTGATGAGAGGCTCGAAATGATCCGTACCTGTTCAGTTGACTATGAGAATGTTGAAGTTACATCGTATGACGGACTTATCGTTGACTTTGCCCGCGAAAAAGGGGCCTGTGCACTTATCAGGGGACTCAGGTTCGTGAGTGACATCGAATTCGAATTTCAGCTTGCTTGGGTAAACCGACATCTGAACAGAGATGTCAATACGGTATTCCTGATGACGGATGCTAAATATACGCATCTAAGTTCAACAGTCATCCGTGAAGCAGCAGAACTCGGGGCGGATATCGACAGCTATGTTCCACCAGCTGTCGTTGAACGACTCCACGAAAAATTCGGTAAATGA
- the rsmD gene encoding 16S rRNA (guanine(966)-N(2))-methyltransferase RsmD, whose amino-acid sequence MTRTAILAGSLKGVRLKVGGADDVRPTQARVRKSIFDILQTVVGEKALDLYAGSGSLGFEALSRGAASVTFVELNAKVVGVIEKNRLLFDSHKITILYSDVFRYLRSCKEEFDLIFADPPYGMVNLDLLVNLACRRLGEEGVLIVESARREEWQSDEADVRYYGDTQISLFRNVP is encoded by the coding sequence ATGACTAGAACAGCTATCCTTGCAGGCAGTCTGAAGGGGGTTCGTCTCAAAGTGGGTGGAGCTGACGATGTCCGCCCGACGCAAGCGAGGGTACGGAAGAGTATCTTTGACATCTTGCAGACAGTGGTAGGGGAAAAAGCCCTCGATTTGTATGCGGGGTCAGGATCGCTCGGTTTCGAAGCGCTCAGCCGGGGGGCTGCATCAGTAACATTTGTTGAATTGAACGCGAAGGTTGTGGGAGTGATCGAGAAGAATAGGCTTCTCTTTGACAGCCATAAGATCACTATCCTGTACAGTGATGTTTTCCGCTATCTCCGCAGCTGTAAGGAAGAGTTTGACCTCATTTTTGCTGATCCTCCATATGGGATGGTTAATCTTGATCTGCTTGTGAACCTGGCGTGTAGACGCCTTGGAGAAGAAGGTGTCCTGATCGTTGAGTCGGCCCGGCGTGAGGAGTGGCAGAGCGATGAAGCTGACGTCAGATATTATGGCGATACACAGATTTCCCTTTTCCGGAATGTGCCGTGA
- a CDS encoding helix-hairpin-helix domain-containing protein: MILRFLLTVFVVGVVIGFVRREWFGTSPQLSAEAEETAIAIASIAASNRDRYEASLTSEDGEGKNQIISAMVKVNINTAALEELVLLPGIGPALAEKIIIYRQDYGNFKSIEELKKVRGIGEKSLQRLGNLITI; this comes from the coding sequence ATGATACTAAGATTTCTCCTGACTGTTTTTGTAGTAGGGGTCGTGATTGGTTTTGTGAGAAGGGAATGGTTTGGTACCTCACCACAACTCAGTGCTGAGGCTGAGGAGACAGCCATTGCCATCGCATCCATTGCGGCATCAAATCGTGACCGGTATGAGGCTAGCCTCACCTCGGAAGATGGTGAGGGGAAAAATCAAATCATCTCCGCAATGGTAAAAGTGAACATAAACACAGCCGCGCTGGAGGAACTGGTACTCTTGCCGGGTATCGGACCTGCGCTCGCCGAGAAAATTATCATCTATCGCCAGGATTACGGTAATTTCAAATCGATTGAAGAACTGAAAAAAGTAAGAGGAATCGGAGAAAAGTCGTTGCAACGACTCGGAAATCTGATAACAATCTAA
- the dnaJ gene encoding molecular chaperone DnaJ, whose product MKRDYYEVLDLDRNASEAEIKKAYRKLAMKYHPDKNPGNAEAEEKFKEAAEAYSVLSDAQKRSQYDQFGHAATEGAGAGFGGFGFGDFDLSDALRTFMEGFGSFDDFFGGGGRHTRRVSGGDLKVTLELDLEEIAIGVSKTMKIKRWNPCDTCAGTGAEPGTMPSRCSACNGSGQLKQISKSLFGQFVNVVQCAHCGGTGEVVSSPCRKCSGEGRKKEPSQIKVEVPAGVATGNYMTLRGEGNRGPRGSESGDLIIFFEEKEHKYFTRHGSDIIAELEISFSQAALGDSVKVPTLDGGAKLSIPAGIQSGQVLRMRGKGLPELRGSYRGDELVKIQVKTPTKLNSKQKNLLEELAASNGSIGKASIKRVRS is encoded by the coding sequence GTGAAAAGAGACTACTACGAAGTCCTCGATCTGGACCGCAACGCATCGGAAGCGGAGATCAAGAAGGCCTACCGCAAACTGGCAATGAAATATCATCCTGATAAAAATCCCGGAAATGCAGAGGCGGAAGAGAAGTTCAAGGAAGCGGCGGAGGCCTACTCGGTACTCAGTGATGCTCAGAAGCGTTCGCAGTATGATCAGTTCGGTCATGCGGCTACAGAAGGGGCAGGAGCGGGTTTTGGTGGTTTTGGATTTGGAGATTTTGATCTTTCTGATGCATTACGCACCTTTATGGAAGGTTTTGGTTCGTTCGACGATTTCTTCGGCGGCGGTGGACGCCACACACGTAGAGTAAGCGGCGGCGACCTGAAAGTGACCCTCGAACTGGATCTGGAGGAGATTGCCATTGGAGTCTCAAAGACCATGAAGATCAAGAGGTGGAATCCCTGCGATACGTGTGCCGGAACGGGTGCCGAACCTGGGACGATGCCTTCGCGCTGTTCAGCCTGTAACGGCTCCGGCCAGTTGAAGCAGATTTCGAAGTCGCTCTTCGGACAGTTCGTGAATGTTGTCCAGTGCGCTCACTGTGGCGGTACTGGCGAGGTTGTGAGCAGTCCTTGCCGCAAATGTTCAGGAGAGGGGCGGAAAAAGGAACCGTCCCAGATAAAGGTCGAGGTGCCTGCGGGAGTTGCCACGGGCAACTATATGACTCTACGGGGTGAAGGCAACCGGGGACCAAGAGGTTCGGAATCCGGCGATCTTATCATCTTTTTCGAGGAAAAGGAACATAAGTATTTCACACGCCACGGCTCGGATATCATTGCCGAACTAGAAATATCATTCTCTCAGGCGGCGTTGGGAGATTCGGTCAAAGTACCAACTCTCGATGGTGGCGCAAAACTGAGTATTCCGGCGGGTATTCAATCGGGGCAGGTATTACGCATGCGCGGCAAAGGACTTCCTGAATTGAGAGGAAGTTATAGAGGAGATGAACTGGTGAAAATTCAGGTCAAGACACCAACGAAACTCAATTCGAAGCAGAAGAATCTATTAGAAGAACTGGCCGCCAGCAACGGCAGTATAGGGAAAGCGAGCATAAAAAGGGTGCGTTCATAG
- the grpE gene encoding nucleotide exchange factor GrpE: protein MMAKKGKTKKEVKEEKDRSAEPNGEAKTTKSVEDGVTELEDQIKELALASAELEDRHLRLRAEFDNYRKRKEREFSRLLQYQGEEVIKSLLPVIDDIERVVNSGNGGEEQNLDSVLEGINLILAKFRRRLSRNGVEPFESVGEEFDPELHEAMMTENSDEHDENIILQEFEKGYRYKDRVIRHAKVIVNATSVAEEEKEDKTKEAK, encoded by the coding sequence ATGATGGCTAAAAAGGGAAAGACGAAAAAAGAGGTTAAAGAGGAAAAAGACAGATCTGCTGAGCCAAATGGCGAAGCGAAGACGACTAAGTCCGTCGAAGACGGTGTTACGGAGCTTGAAGATCAGATTAAGGAGCTTGCGCTGGCATCAGCTGAACTGGAAGATCGGCACCTTCGTCTGAGAGCTGAGTTCGACAACTACCGAAAGAGGAAAGAGAGGGAATTCAGCCGCCTGTTGCAATATCAGGGGGAAGAAGTGATCAAATCGTTACTGCCTGTAATCGATGATATCGAGAGGGTGGTTAATTCAGGTAACGGTGGCGAGGAACAGAATCTTGATTCGGTACTTGAGGGGATAAACCTGATTCTGGCAAAGTTCAGGCGGCGGCTCTCCCGTAACGGTGTGGAACCTTTCGAGTCCGTTGGTGAGGAGTTTGATCCCGAGCTCCACGAGGCTATGATGACAGAAAATTCAGACGAGCACGATGAGAACATAATCCTGCAGGAATTTGAGAAAGGTTACCGCTACAAAGACAGAGTGATCCGTCACGCGAAAGTGATAGTCAACGCAACATCCGTTGCGGAAGAGGAAAAAGAAGACAAGACAAAGGAAGCGAAATAG
- the hrcA gene encoding heat-inducible transcriptional repressor HrcA, translating to MTENIPDKVPTDRERDILKLVVEDYIQTASPVPSKRLKDRFNIALSPASIRNTLHALEETGFLNHLHTSSGRVPTDYGYRFYVDELIDLISGPENIKSRMMEELSIVALNVDEILQVTANALAQISNLFGFAYLSSNRNAKLTDLDLVSLSSGHVLLILGFQSDQIKTVVLNVAVEVRDSLMETVSSVLRERLLGLTIKEIRQTIAERLKDQDIFSNEIVQVIIDNVEVYFSTSTTNTVCTSQKDYLLQNPEFSEPREMQSIVTALDNESLLVQSMPVTDTTGEAEVVIGSENRSAAFRDCSVVAGTFEHGELMGRLGIIGPTRMSYKDAQLLVNTFISIVMDVYDG from the coding sequence ATGACAGAAAATATCCCTGATAAAGTGCCTACAGATCGCGAGCGTGATATTCTTAAGCTCGTGGTGGAAGACTATATCCAGACAGCCTCTCCGGTACCTTCAAAGCGTCTGAAGGACAGGTTCAACATTGCGCTAAGTCCAGCCTCTATCCGCAATACGCTGCATGCTCTTGAGGAGACAGGGTTCTTGAATCATTTGCATACATCCTCCGGACGTGTACCTACCGATTATGGCTACAGGTTCTACGTGGATGAACTGATCGATCTTATTTCAGGCCCTGAAAATATTAAGAGCAGGATGATGGAAGAGCTTTCCATAGTCGCTCTGAATGTTGATGAGATTCTGCAGGTAACTGCGAATGCCCTGGCTCAGATAAGCAATCTCTTCGGTTTCGCATACCTTTCATCTAACAGAAATGCAAAATTGACCGATCTTGATCTGGTATCTCTCAGTTCCGGGCATGTTTTGCTGATTCTGGGATTTCAGTCCGATCAGATTAAAACAGTTGTGCTGAATGTGGCCGTCGAGGTACGTGATTCTCTCATGGAAACCGTTTCCTCGGTGTTGCGGGAACGTCTGCTGGGTTTGACAATTAAGGAGATAAGGCAGACAATTGCGGAGAGGCTTAAGGATCAGGACATCTTTAGCAATGAGATTGTACAAGTTATCATCGATAACGTAGAGGTCTACTTTTCAACTTCGACCACTAATACTGTTTGCACTTCACAGAAAGATTATCTGCTCCAGAATCCTGAGTTCAGCGAACCCCGGGAAATGCAGTCAATCGTGACAGCTCTTGATAATGAATCACTTCTTGTTCAATCAATGCCCGTCACTGATACCACTGGTGAGGCCGAGGTGGTCATAGGTTCTGAGAACCGATCAGCTGCTTTTAGGGACTGTTCTGTAGTTGCCGGGACATTTGAGCACGGTGAACTGATGGGCAGGCTCGGTATAATCGGGCCGACACGTATGTCATACAAAGATGCCCAGTTGCTGGTGAATACGTTCATTTCAATTGTTATGGATGTATATGATGGCTAA
- a CDS encoding permease-like cell division protein FtsX, with protein MIDKILYLIAEGFRSLWRARLTAVASITAIGVSMSFVGFGAIIGQNFSDLIEFARSQYRFEVFFSPLISDSEAKKTVDNIMEIERVKSARLITKQEASEIFESEFGENIYDLLQENPLPASCVVKLEEEGEERLRVSPIIRQIRAMPDVSDVRYQGRIISLVEQYYQGFFAVVTALAVVVLLGTVLLISNTIRLTIYSRRDLIRILKLVGATDRFIRFPFLVEGIIEGVLGAFLASAVAYGFVHAGNYFLSLFVRYRLMWDMKIVAILVVVVVFFAIAGSLRSVRKFLV; from the coding sequence GTGATCGATAAAATCCTTTATTTGATTGCGGAAGGATTCCGTAGCCTGTGGCGCGCCCGACTGACGGCAGTTGCATCCATCACGGCCATCGGGGTCTCCATGAGCTTCGTCGGTTTTGGTGCCATTATCGGTCAAAACTTTTCTGACCTTATCGAGTTTGCCAGATCTCAATACAGGTTTGAAGTATTCTTTTCGCCTCTCATTTCCGATTCTGAAGCAAAAAAAACCGTTGATAATATCATGGAGATTGAGCGCGTTAAGTCAGCAAGGCTGATCACTAAACAGGAAGCATCGGAAATCTTTGAGAGCGAGTTTGGCGAAAACATATACGACTTGCTGCAAGAGAATCCGCTGCCTGCCAGCTGTGTGGTAAAGCTTGAGGAAGAGGGCGAAGAGAGGCTTCGCGTAAGTCCGATCATCAGACAGATACGTGCCATGCCAGATGTGTCGGATGTGCGCTATCAGGGTCGCATCATTTCACTCGTTGAACAATACTACCAGGGATTCTTTGCCGTGGTGACGGCTCTGGCTGTAGTTGTCCTGTTAGGGACAGTTCTTCTGATATCGAACACCATTCGTCTCACTATCTACTCCAGGCGTGATTTGATCAGAATACTTAAGCTGGTTGGTGCAACCGATCGTTTCATCCGCTTTCCTTTTTTGGTTGAGGGGATTATCGAAGGGGTTCTGGGAGCGTTTCTGGCGAGTGCGGTTGCTTACGGTTTCGTCCACGCCGGAAACTATTTTCTATCCCTGTTTGTTAGATATCGCCTGATGTGGGATATGAAGATAGTGGCAATTCTGGTGGTGGTTGTCGTCTTTTTCGCTATTGCCGGCAGCCTGAGATCTGTGCGAAAGTTTCTGGTGTGA
- a CDS encoding ATP-binding cassette domain-containing protein: MIKFESVTCKFVSGSGIEKTSFEVDPGEFVCIIGPTGAGKTTLLRLIYMDIFPEKGKVTVNEFSSVKIKRRRIPYLRRKVGMVFQEFELLEDRSVYENVAIPLHVIGLSIKEIRPRVTSVLEELGIADKSHHLPSELSGGEQQIVSLARAIVKKPIVVLADEPTGNLDPAASLKIVKLLEQINEDGTAVLMATHDYSLVKDRGHRFIEVVQGRVAA, encoded by the coding sequence ATGATAAAGTTTGAAAGTGTCACCTGTAAATTTGTTAGCGGTTCTGGTATCGAAAAAACCAGTTTCGAGGTAGATCCAGGGGAGTTCGTCTGCATTATAGGTCCTACAGGTGCCGGCAAGACTACACTTTTGCGTCTTATCTACATGGATATTTTTCCTGAGAAAGGGAAAGTGACAGTAAATGAATTCAGTTCAGTTAAGATAAAGCGCAGGCGTATTCCGTACCTGAGGAGAAAGGTAGGAATGGTGTTCCAGGAATTCGAGCTACTTGAGGACCGCAGCGTTTATGAAAATGTTGCCATTCCACTACATGTAATCGGATTAAGCATCAAGGAGATTAGACCACGAGTCACCAGCGTTCTGGAAGAGCTGGGGATCGCCGACAAGAGTCATCACTTGCCGTCAGAATTATCTGGCGGCGAGCAACAAATTGTTTCACTGGCGCGGGCTATCGTGAAAAAGCCGATTGTAGTTCTGGCGGATGAGCCAACAGGTAATCTCGATCCGGCCGCATCGCTTAAGATCGTAAAGCTCCTGGAGCAGATCAACGAGGATGGAACAGCTGTTCTTATGGCGACACATGACTATAGTCTTGTGAAAGATCGCGGCCACCGTTTCATCGAAGTAGTTCAAGGACGTGTTGCAGCGTGA
- a CDS encoding calcium/sodium antiporter, giving the protein MEILKDVLILLVSFVVIGKGAGWLVDAAARVAKHFGISELVIGLTIVALGTSAPEFGVTILAALRGMGDISVGNIVGSNIFNLGFILGGTAIIHNLKTSRIVIRRDGFFLLFGALLLSVFLWDLTLSRIEGVILFTLLVLYLIQLYVKKQPLETELPSHEMYWWDPVVLLLGLIMVLTGAHFLVESAVNLARLVGVSEWVIGATIVAAGTSAPEFATSLAAALKSRYSMSVGNLIGSDIFNLFGVLGVAGILRDLPVGVEARVNLVILSMMVAIVLLFMRTGWVVSRKEGVILVLIGLLRWIYSFS; this is encoded by the coding sequence ATGGAAATTCTAAAAGATGTACTCATTCTTCTGGTCTCCTTCGTAGTGATCGGGAAAGGAGCCGGCTGGCTTGTGGATGCAGCTGCCAGGGTTGCCAAACATTTCGGAATTTCAGAATTGGTGATTGGGTTGACAATAGTAGCTCTTGGAACTTCAGCGCCAGAATTTGGTGTGACGATTCTGGCGGCTCTGCGGGGAATGGGTGATATTTCTGTTGGCAATATTGTAGGTTCAAACATATTCAATCTTGGATTTATACTTGGGGGTACTGCAATTATCCACAACCTTAAAACGAGCAGGATTGTCATCCGGAGGGACGGCTTCTTCTTGTTATTTGGTGCGTTACTGTTATCCGTTTTTCTATGGGACTTGACTCTAAGCAGAATAGAAGGCGTAATCCTGTTTACTTTACTTGTGCTCTATTTGATCCAACTGTACGTGAAAAAACAACCTTTAGAAACTGAGTTGCCAAGTCACGAGATGTATTGGTGGGATCCTGTAGTGCTGCTATTGGGACTGATAATGGTTCTAACTGGAGCCCACTTTCTGGTTGAGTCTGCCGTTAATCTTGCAAGGTTAGTAGGAGTCTCAGAATGGGTAATCGGGGCTACCATCGTTGCTGCGGGAACTTCGGCTCCTGAATTCGCTACATCATTAGCAGCCGCTCTCAAATCGCGCTACAGCATGTCAGTCGGTAACCTCATCGGGAGTGATATTTTTAACCTGTTTGGCGTTCTTGGAGTGGCGGGAATCCTGAGAGATCTTCCTGTCGGCGTAGAAGCCAGAGTGAATCTGGTGATTTTATCGATGATGGTTGCAATTGTGTTACTGTTCATGCGCACAGGGTGGGTTGTCTCCCGCAAGGAAGGAGTGATACTGGTGTTGATTGGTTTGTTGCGGTGGATCTATAGTTTTTCCTGA